The Solanum lycopersicum chromosome 8, SLM_r2.1 DNA segment TATGGAGAGTATCATGATGATATATTTGGCGTAGCtagaaatttcattaaaataataataatatgttgtGTAATTTCATAAGTATAATCGAAGAAGAATAGGATATACACAAGTTTTATCTCTATATTTCTGGGTAGAGAGCAAGAAAAGAAGACGAAGCATGGTAGCAAGTAAGGGTGTAATGGACGGGTTGATTTGGGTTTTTCaatatcaaaccaaataatttatatcagatttttaaatctataaaccaaatcaaattaataaaatttgaattttccaACTTCAGACTTTTTCTATaagtattcatacaaacatataattaacttgtgcttcaaatatttttttagtcctgccaaaatataattatctaaggtgtttattaagaaaataacacaaaatatgatatgagtgatgacactaaaaatatttttctaacaaataataataatgaaaatgcataaaagaaatattacaaattaataaGGTATAAcgaaaatgatcataatttaaaaatattaaatcatacTAAAATAAGTCTAATAAGTATCAATTACatgactaaaaattaaaattagattatgtattttaatttgtgtaaaccaatgtaaaactaaagaacaaatattcaacattattattgtcattcttagtgttgaactaattttttttgtcagcGTTAGtatgaatttgatttttatttgaactttttataattattaacatatatgTCCTAATCTTTATTGGGCGATTTAAAATCCTAAGTTTGTATTTAGAAAAtgtatcaaagtaaatatttttatataatataaacaaattttaaaattacgtACATAGTGCCGAGTTGGTTGGGTCTCGAATTGATTTTTTAGTTAAGACCAATCTAACCCAACCCAACCAAAGTATAGtcggatattttttttttcaatttgactCATTTAAAGTTTGTTGATTTTCGATTCAATTTTGTATATCCTtaataacaagaaaatataataataacaaagcAATTGAAGCAATAACGCATTCGCAATATAAATTTTCGACGAAGGATATTATACTTTCCATCTTTTAGGCTATGCGTCTCTGCTGCTACtcctaaatttatttataaatttcccttctttttttttcttctgtttaTCATTTGGATGATAATCCTTGCAGTAATGTTGTCACCAAATGACATAACACCCATATCAGCTATACTACAAGACATTTTTCTCTAACATCAGATCTTTGTAATTACTTCCATAAACATTGATTGGTTTTGTTGAAACAGAAACATCATCAAATTACAAACTGATAAACAATCAAgcaatgaatgaaaaaaaagataaatgacaTGAATTCAAAAGGACAACAACCAATAAGCTTCACCAGTTTATAGTGACATAAAACATAACACACATTCGTGCCTTTACAATGTTATAGAAAAACTTCTTGCTAGAAAGAATCAACTTCTGAAGCCAAATGCAGACCACTTCTTTGATGAAGTCTCTTTCTTCGTCGTCCTTTTAGAGTTTGGATCAATAAGATTTTCTAAGGAATTCGGGTTTTTGTTCCGAGATCTACCTGCTTCTTTCAATAATTCAGCCAGCCTCTTTTTCTCATCGTTGAAATCAGGATTTGCAGTTCCGAGTTTTTCTTCTCTCAGTTTAAGAACGTACTCCAGAATCTCAATAGCATCATCCACTCTATATGTTACATAAAATGTCAGAACAAccttaacataaaaaatatgcTTTGAAAGGTATAGAAACCAGTAATAGAGAGGTCATTTTCATTAGTCGAATCAAAGTACAGCAACATATTGGTCTATCCTACCGCAAATGTAACCTCTAAGCACTCGATGCATATGGATTTGGTTCATAATGTATAATAAACCACAAAGTAAATGTAGGGTACTTGTAATATATTGCTACTAATTCTTTAAGTCTAACAAGTTGGCATTGCCTATACGGGTTCTTTGTTTCATCAAGAGATGTAAAAGAAAATGcgtaaaatattaatattaccTTCCTATAGCATCATAAGTGGCGGCAAGATTGCTATACACACCAAGGGTATCTTGATGGCAATGGCCACACTCCTGTTCCAGAATTTCTCTAGCTTCTTCGAATAACTCCGCAGCCTCATCTATTTTAAACAGTTGTACAGAAGACAATCCCATCTGATTTAAAACAACTCCGAAGAAAGCTGATTTCCTTTCACCACTGGCTCTAAGTTTTATCACTGCATTTTCAAAGGAATTCCGCGCCTCTTCATATCTCCCGACCATATAAAACATAACACCCATTCGTGCCTCTATGCCAGCAATGGTACTTTGCTGTCCCGGTTTATCCTCTAATAGTTTCATTGCCTTGAGCAGCAGTTTCAGGGCCTCCTCGGGTTCATTAAATAACTCATATATTGCTGAAATTTCCATCAATCCACTGGCAATATCTTCAGGGGTTGTTCCAGGTACAGGTTTTGCGTATATTCTGAGGGCATTCTCACAATAGGATCTGGATTCCCTCACTTTTCCTGTCTTGTAATATAGGTCAGCCAGCCTTACATAGACAGATGCAACTGAAGGATGGTTGTCGCCCTTAGATGATTTGAAAACAGTGAGTGCCTTCTGATAGGAGAAGACGGCCTCATCAAAACGAGACAACGACAAGTAGATGTTCCCTATTCCAACATCAATAGCTGCGACCTCAGTTTCCTGTCCATTGGCAATCATAGCCATATTGGCAAGTACAAGGTGCTCAAGGGCTgactcataatcacatttagCTTCACATATTAGAGCCATCAAACGACGATCAGCTGCCTCTTCAAGAGAAGCTGGAGGACTGTGCACACGATGGATTTCCAATGTTTTCTTACACAAACTCTCAGCCTCATCAAACTGCATTGCCTGAACATGAGCCTCAGCCAAGTACCTACAATTCCAGTTTAGTCGTGTCATAATTAAGTCCAATTGCCATCTTGAAATCGAATGACCACCAAAGGCTTATTGACCTCAATCACACGCATCTGTTATCTAAAGTTTTACAATGAATTCATCTGCTTTGCAGTAAAATGTTTTTGTCCATAATCCAATTCGATTATTCAGAAATACGAGTGACAATGTTTGGACATATACAACAAACAATAGGTTTATCCCAAACCACTTCTACAGATAAACATATAACATAAAGAActaaaaatccaaaatttgCGAAGACTTCAAATGACAGGAGCAATGGGATAAGATACATTACCTACAAGTCTCTGCGACTCTTGGATCTGTGTCTCCCAAAGCTTCCATCTGCGTTTTCAACCCTTCTTTGTAAGACTCAATTGACCGATCCAATTGTCCTAGCATAGAATACGTATCACCAAGCTGCATATACCCTGAGAACGCCGCAAGAGCATGATCTGCGCCTCTTGAAACTTCCGGCACCTTAATCGCCGTTTCTAGCACTGGAATAGCTTCATCAAACCTCCCCAAACTACAATATATAGCTGCCACAACGTGCAGACTCATAGCTAGATCCAAACTCGGCTCACCGACAACTGCGCACCTCTCAAACGACTTCGCAGCTCGTAAAGCATAGTCTAGTGCTTTAGTCGGACCTTCACCGGAGGCAATGGTGTCACGCGCTAGCTTTAACAGGAACGGCCCTAGATCCGGATTGTCAAGAGATGACTCGTCGATTTCAACCTTCTCCGGCGGAGATTTCTTCTTTCCGGAGCCCCGATCCGGAGATGGCTTCGCCCGTGAAGTTGACGGTGATGGAGGTCGTCGTGGCGCAGGTGAGTTCGTTTTCGGGTTAACTTGTTCTGATCTACTAGAACCCGACGCGTTTCGGCCGTGGTTCTCATCGGAAACTGATATTCTCAATGCCGGAGTTTCCGGCGGAGTTTTGACTGAAACTAATCCCGGCATTGCAACAGCTcgaaaatgcaaaaaataataaaaaatcacacTCTTTACTTAGGAGGTTAATAAATTCAGGAACGGCTCTATGTGTTAAAAAATAAAGGCCTTTGCCCTCAAATTTCGCCGTCCCAAATTTTTGTCAAgaataaattatgtgttaaaatttttatatataaattaattatttataatataaattataatttatttaaagatatattattttatctattctaacatttttgtactttattaaaaataaaaattaacagtGAAAAGTGttataaaagaattacaaatttctttttattttttttttaattttagtttcaaGCACTACTCTAAGCATATTAAAATGAggttatatcaaggcatcaacttttttagtcaaattttatgattataactcttatctttatttaatatttatcaactTATTACTTGTATCATTACAttaacaatacatataataattgtatatttttcaaTGTTGAGTTTGATAAAATCTTACACAAaactaataacaaaaaaataatattcagtagtaataattttcatcttaatagtgtaattttttaaataaaaacgtaaataaagtatatttatattttagaccGCGAATTGAAACTCCATTTTAAGCCCCCAATTACGTTTAGCCgctcctaaattaattaatcttaattTGGCAGACTAtgggcccgtttggccataaattttccaaataatatttggggaaaatttggcaaataatgtttgtccatacaatttgtcattatttggcaaatatttttggcaactatcccaaatttccaaatactagttttttctagtatttgggccaaatatcattatttgggatattttaaaaattaaaactttactccaatcttttatcttttacaaaaacatccTTTCTAGTAGTTGCTTGTGTTGTATTGcatcattttttacgtgaacaccaaaatagtgatgaaatatttagtgaatattaaataatgatatgattgttgatgaaaattattaaaaattggctttagataacaaagtcatgtactttatctacttcacgatgtatggaataatttttgttgcactcactccaaattaccacattgcttcagtgtgatggacattatttgttattgttgtaactaacattcaattgacttgtaatacaaacttttagttagttttgatagtttttaaaacttgtgtgtataaatcatatttttctaaaaaggtgaaatatattttccaaattttatggccaaacacatggtgaaatttcatccaaattttcactcaaataatatttgccaagaatatttggaaatctatggccaaacgctagctaTAATCTGTCATATTAAGCAGTGATTTTGTGACTAGTGAATAGTGAAGAGGTAATTAATGGGATAATTAAGAAGTTAAAATGAGATTAATTAGAGAGAAACCGAAATTTAGCTAACGTAAACCAATtgttaataagaaaaatgaaacaGATGAGACTTTGAGTGGACTTAATACTGAAAAAATATTAGGCCAGCTCAGATTTGTGCGATGTAAAGTGGGCCCAATATTGATGACGTGGACTCAACCTGAGCTGGAAggtatcattttttatttgagaaattttcatatatatatatatatatatatatatatatatatatcaaaatcaataaatatattcgAAAATATAATTCTCTCTTTTAACtgaaattagttaatattatatttttttaattatcatttaCTCAAAGATAAATAGATCTGATCAcgtgtaaatatatatttcgTACGAATGAATTTTTACCTATTATTTATAAAGATGACCAAAAATGCCTATTAGCatcaaattaacttattttagtcAAGCAATTTAAAAGTAAAGTGATAATAAACGTATAATGCTTAAGATAGTTATTTTGATATAAGACGGAGGATAGTAAATTATAATGGATCCAAAGTATAATACATGTGTAAATtagatattaattaatattttatcaatggAGAAATTATATAAGAATACTTATGATTAcaagttttttaaattaataattgtatctttaattaaatataataaaataaattattgacgAGCATGGTTTGGTGAAAGTATTATTATAGGTTGTTGCAAGGCATAATGTTGTCTTAAATTATGTAGTCGTTCCATGATTAGTATCATTAGAATATGAACCTACTTGAATAGGCTAATTTTGGGTGTTCTAACATTCAAATagcttttaaatattttatggtgtttgaataaatttaaaagatattttcaatataataaaaaaataaatcaaatttatagCTTTTTATAAGTCAGTAACTATACTCCATTAAAcgaacttttaaattttagcaTATGACTTTGAATGGAAGAAAGTGCAAGCCATTGCAATAgttgaattttcatatattcatttatttgatTCGATTAGAGATTATCAATAAAGTTTATGacgaaatattaatattagtaattttttattttgaataaaagaaTTTAAGTTGGAAAAATAAtctgaaatatatttgaactttGATCGAAATTATTGTTACGATATCAAActttgaaaatgatattttatccTGCACCATTTAaaagtgtattttaaagatatatatgtgtccacgtggacataaaaaaatattgcataatcataaataataatgtgtCCAGTGAGCACATTATCTACCTTTAAATACACCATTAAATAATTCAGAAGTAAAAATGTCCTCCATAAAGTTTGATATCGTAACAGCTATTTCGactaatattgaaatatttttcacactCTTATTCCTTATTAAGTTTAAACTTCAAGcctttgaatattaaattagttttctacataatattttattaatataaaatattttaatataaatataaattcaatcaaattttaatataatttaatattgaatGGGGTAAAATAATTAGACGTGTATGATGATGGATGAGATATTTGTCCAAAGCAACTTTGGATTTTTGGATTACTTTGGACACACTCACAATTATGAAGTATCATTTGAGATTCTATAGAAATTATAGGATATAGTTAGGTTACTTTTATtggaattaaataatttaagataCCATTCTGGCTGTCTTTtcattctattaaaaaaataattaacaataataaacacATGTGCtggataataataattttttcaattggtCAAAGATTTAAGTTGTTTTTTAGGAAAAGCTACttgactaaatatattttaccatcatatatattaaatctaatatatataatatcatttttaatatttatatcatatattttaaaatatctaaatagatatacaaatatgaaatatcttaaatacgatattaaataataatcttaaaatttaaacttctgAATTAATGATAAATCAACAATTCAAGTTACTTTCTCTTATTTACGTCGCTTCCTTCCCCTCaaacctttaattttttttagaaaaatatttacaaatagtcattataataaatttaattatgctTGATATCTACAGTTTGCATGTTGGATTGTAGCTACCGTTTAAAGTGTCTTGCTTATTCAATTTGAAGGtgagtttgtataatttatgGGTACAATCGCATTTTTCTATTTGAACCGAAATATGCCCTACCTTAATATGTGTCTGTATCTCtcactcccccccccccccacacacacaaaaTCTTCAAACACCTCCACCATCTCCGTCTTTTCCTAAATTCTCTTAATACATATTCGCTTGTCTCAAATCTtatcttaatataatataaaggaGAATCATAGACAAGGTGAAGTGGCACTTTTCTATGATCTACACatgtatttatctttttctcatttttttggcttttcttttttgtttaaattaattattttattggaaaagtcattatataatttattacaataaatattatattaatggaGAAATATTTATAACAAAACTCTTCACATGCCAACTTACAAAGAGTaattattcataattcatacctgtctaattcaattattaataaaaaaaattaaaattttttgtccTTCTTCTAATTACAATTgcgaaagaaaaatattttaaatattctatctttattattttatttaatttatataaaatgtatattacttatatatataaaaaatttatataaataataaaactagaTATAAATAAGGTGATATGGCACCTCTCAATGACCTagaaaactatttatttttttctccttttttt contains these protein-coding regions:
- the Klc-I2I gene encoding kinesin light chain I2I isoform; protein product: MPGLVSVKTPPETPALRISVSDENHGRNASGSSRSEQVNPKTNSPAPRRPPSPSTSRAKPSPDRGSGKKKSPPEKVEIDESSLDNPDLGPFLLKLARDTIASGEGPTKALDYALRAAKSFERCAVVGEPSLDLAMSLHVVAAIYCSLGRFDEAIPVLETAIKVPEVSRGADHALAAFSGYMQLGDTYSMLGQLDRSIESYKEGLKTQMEALGDTDPRVAETCRYLAEAHVQAMQFDEAESLCKKTLEIHRVHSPPASLEEAADRRLMALICEAKCDYESALEHLVLANMAMIANGQETEVAAIDVGIGNIYLSLSRFDEAVFSYQKALTVFKSSKGDNHPSVASVYVRLADLYYKTGKVRESRSYCENALRIYAKPVPGTTPEDIASGLMEISAIYELFNEPEEALKLLLKAMKLLEDKPGQQSTIAGIEARMGVMFYMVGRYEEARNSFENAVIKLRASGERKSAFFGVVLNQMGLSSVQLFKIDEAAELFEEAREILEQECGHCHQDTLGVYSNLAATYDAIGRVDDAIEILEYVLKLREEKLGTANPDFNDEKKRLAELLKEAGRSRNKNPNSLENLIDPNSKRTTKKETSSKKWSAFGFRS